The Undibacterium cyanobacteriorum genomic sequence AAGCCTACCCATTGTGGAATGAGAAGCGCGCCATCGAATTAGCTTTGTCGCTCGAACTTTCACTGGGTAAAACTGTGAGCAAATTATCGGGTGGTGATCAACAAAAGTTGGCGATAGTCTTGGCCCTCGCACACCAACCTGAGCTCATCGTGATGGATGAACCAGTCGCCAATCTCGATCCACTGCGACGTCACAACTTGATGCGACATTTGTTTCTCGATGACCGCTGGATTTCACCGCAGGCGACGCTCATCATTACCAGTCATTTCTTAAGTGATCTTGATGATGTATTGAGCCACGTGGTCTTTATGCGAGAAGGGCAAATACAACTTTATGCTGATTGGCGAGCATTACGACAAACGCATTGCGTGATCGCTAATCAACTACTGCAAGGCGTTCGTCCGGAGATTCTCCATCAAGGTCATGAAACCAGCGTGGTCGCTATTGCTAGTCTTCCCACA encodes the following:
- a CDS encoding ABC transporter ATP-binding protein, yielding MNASIASTEPSVKVAELYWTYGTRTILDHISFALPIGAKVGLLGANGSGKSSLLKCLLGLQNFDSGEVTLCGHPLSQLDDEVRAKLAYVSQSPDLFPWMSVEQHLRTIGQAYPLWNEKRAIELALSLELSLGKTVSKLSGGDQQKLAIVLALAHQPELIVMDEPVANLDPLRRHNLMRHLFLDDRWISPQATLIITSHFLSDLDDVLSHVVFMREGQIQLYADWRALRQTHCVIANQLLQGVRPEILHQGHETSVVAIASLPTHLQQGQGSGSKSITLDTLFAALHQ